Proteins from a genomic interval of Deltaproteobacteria bacterium CG11_big_fil_rev_8_21_14_0_20_42_23:
- the menA gene encoding 1,4-dihydroxy-2-naphthoate octaprenyltransferase, translating into MISTWIHAARPKTLTASLVPVMVGSCLAYSFSQFNLLVSVFAFCSAACIQIGTNFFNDAIDFLKGTDTEERIGPKRITQSGEASAKSVFLAAALVYVLALVFAIPLIVEGGLPLLFIGIFSLLMGYAYTGGPYPLSYKGVGEIFVILFFGVIAVSTVVYLQTQQWKGFAVLAGVQIGSLSTVLLAINNLRDVEGDAKAGRKTFPIRFGIKAAKIEILFFLFLPFVLLFFWSDKWLMLCWLSFPLAAHLALQVWKTSPSPRYNIFLGRAALLHLLFGLLFSGGLLLS; encoded by the coding sequence ATGATTTCCACTTGGATTCACGCCGCACGTCCTAAAACCCTTACTGCAAGCCTTGTTCCCGTGATGGTTGGATCATGTTTAGCGTATTCCTTTTCGCAGTTTAACCTCCTCGTTTCTGTTTTCGCTTTTTGTTCAGCAGCTTGCATTCAAATTGGGACCAATTTTTTTAACGATGCCATTGATTTTTTAAAAGGCACCGACACCGAAGAACGAATTGGTCCAAAGCGCATTACGCAAAGTGGTGAGGCGAGTGCAAAGTCGGTATTTCTTGCAGCAGCCTTGGTGTATGTTTTGGCGTTAGTCTTTGCCATTCCGCTTATTGTGGAAGGCGGGCTTCCACTTTTGTTCATTGGCATTTTTTCGTTGCTGATGGGCTATGCCTATACCGGTGGGCCGTATCCGCTTTCGTATAAAGGTGTTGGTGAGATATTTGTGATTCTTTTTTTTGGTGTCATCGCCGTAAGCACGGTTGTGTATTTGCAAACGCAGCAGTGGAAAGGGTTTGCTGTTTTAGCGGGTGTGCAAATTGGATCACTTTCCACCGTTTTGCTTGCTATCAATAATCTGCGCGACGTTGAAGGAGATGCAAAAGCAGGGCGAAAAACATTTCCCATTCGTTTTGGAATTAAAGCTGCAAAAATTGAAATTCTTTTTTTTCTTTTTCTTCCTTTTGTACTGCTCTTTTTTTGGAGTGATAAGTGGCTAATGCTTTGTTGGCTTAGTTTTCCGCTTGCTGCTCATCTTGCGCTTCAAGTGTGGAAAACTTCACCATCACCGCGTTACAATATTTTTTTAGGCCGTGCCGCACTTTTACATTTGCTCTTTGGGCTTCTTTTTTCCGGAGGATTACTGCTTTCATGA